The sequence GCGATTTGAAATCACGCGTGGAACCAAAACAAAAACACAAACAGCACACAGCACACAGCAAACGTCCTAAGTCCTAATCCCCAATCCCTCATCCCCAAAAATGCCCCGCTCCCTCGTCATCGGCAACGGTCAGATCCTCGCCGGCTTTGACGATCGCATGCAGATGCGCGACCTCTACTTCCCCCATGTGGGAATGGAGGATCACACGGGCTACGGCAACGTGCACCGCACGGGAGTCTTCGTCGAAGGACGCGGGTTCGCCTGGTTCTCGGACCCCTCGTGGTCGGTGGAGCCGAAGTACCGGCCCGATTCCCTCGTGGGCGAATCGAGACTGCGCAATGACCGATTGGGCATCGAGCTCATCGCGGAAGATTACGTCCATCCGTTCTACAACATCCTCATCCGTAACTTCCGCATCCGCAGTACGGACGGCCAGGAGAAGAAGATCCGCGTCTACTTCCACCACAACCTCTTCATCTACGGTGACAAACAGAAAGACACGGGCTTCTACGAACCATACACCAACACCATCATTCACTACCGCCAGAAGCGGTACTTCCTCATCGGCGGAGAAACGAGCAATCCGGATGCCGCCGTCACCGGGCGCGTGAACATGGGAGAATACCAATCCGTGCTCCACAGCCGCGAACGGCTGGGGACCTGCGGCATCGGCAGCTACAGCATCGGCAAAGCCAACTACCAGGGCTACGAAGGAACGTGGAAGGATGCCGAAGACGGAGCACTCAGCAACACCACCATCGACCAGGGATCGGTAGACTCCACCATCGGGATTCATGCCGTGCTGCGGCCGGACAGAGAAACCACCGTGACGCTCTGGCTCTGCATGGGCAAGGATCTTGAGGAGGTGGTGAACCTGCACCAGATTGTGATCAATGAAGGGCAGGAACGCCTGCAGGGCAACTGCCACAACTACTGGAAAAGCCTGGTCCTCATGGCGGATCAGAAATTCGGCACGCTCAGTGACTCGCTCGTCAGTCTCTACCGCCGCAGCCTGCTCCTCATTCGCCTGCATGCCGATAATCGCGGCGGCATCGTGGCCGCAGCCGATGCAGACATCATGGCGTTCAACCGCGACACCTACACCTACGTGTGGCCGCGGGACGGCGCCTTCATCTCGCTGGCCTTAGACCAGGCGCAACTGCACGAAGTCACGCGACGCTTCTTCGAATTCTGCGCGCGTGTGCAGACGCCCGACGGCTACCTCCTCCACAAGTACAATCCCGATGGATCACTGGGATCCTCGTGGCACCCCTGGTACCGCAACGGCGAGGCACAGATGCCCATTCAGGAGGACGAGACAGCCCTCGTGATCTACGCACTCTGGAAACATTTCGAGCGCGTGCAGGATTTCGAATTCCTGCAGGAGATGTACGAGAAGTTCGTCAAGAAAGCGGGTCAGTTCCTCACGGAATTCCGCGAAGAGGCAACGGGGCTCCCCTTCCCCAGTTATGACCCGTGGGAGGAGCATCGTGGCGTCTTCACCTACACGGTCGCGACTGTGGTTGCCGGCCTGCACGCGGCAGCGCAGATCTGCCAGATTCTGGGGCACCACACACACTCCGAGCGCTTCCACACCGCTGCAGACGAGACGAAGCAGGCACTGCTCTTCCACCTCTACGACGAAAATGAAAAACGGTTCGTGAAGATGATCCGCCGCCAGGATGGCCGCACCGTTGAGAAGGACCTCACGATCGATGCGAGCGTCACCGCCGTCTGGAAACTCAATGTGCTCCCCGCCAGCGATCCGCGCGTCATCTCCACCATGCAGCAGATGCAGCGGGCCCTCACGGTGCACACGCCCATCGGCGGCCTCGCGCGGTTCACGCATGATGTGTACCACGCCAAAACCCCCCTCACGAACGAGATTCCCGGCAACCCCTGGATCATCACCACCCTGTGGAATGCGCAGTGGCTGATCGCGCAGGCGAAAACACCGGCCGATCTCGAGCCGGCGCGTGCGATTCTCGAATGGACCGCACAACGCGCATCGAAAACCGGCATCCTCGCCGAACAGGTGCATCCCCTCACGGGGGAGCCGCTCTCCGTCGCCCCTCTGGCATGGAGCCACGCCACCTTCGTCGAGACCATTCTGCAGTTCGTCGACAAGGAACGCACGCTCACGCAATCCTGATGCCTCATGGTATGCTCCCCCTATGCGTCCTCTCCTGTTCGCGGCCACAGCGCTCACGCTCCTCTGCATGTCGCCTCTCGCCTACGCGGAGCCCGGTGCATCATCGGTGAGCTCTGCATCCTCGGGCAGTGGCGGCGACATCTGGGCAGTGCGCTCGGCGCGGGCCGCCTCGTTCGGGCCACGGTGGACCTCCTTTGCCCCGCTCTACGCAAGCTGGATGACCAAGTGGCAGAAAGCGCACAGCAAACTCACGGCACACATCGCACGCTGCCACGACTCCGTACGCAGCGCCAATCGCGATACTCTGCTCACGGTGACGCTCCAGTGTGAGCGTACCCAGCTCCTCACAGAGAAAGATGCCCTCACGATCGAACGGGAGATCATCGCACAGTGGCCCAATCTCTCTGAAGACAGAGCGGCAGACATGCTCGCGAAGATCGACGCACTCTCGAGCGCCATGCAAACGGTGGTCGACGGCATCGACGCCCACGTCTTCCCCACGCTCGCCGCCCTGCGGGACGTGCGCCGGAATCTACTGACACAGTACCGGCAGCCGTACTGGCTGGCAGGAGCGCACCTCCGCGTAGATATCAGCCGCACGTGGGTGGCACACTTGCTCCTCACACTGCAGGCAGCACTCGACGAGGGAACACCCACCTCCGAAGGGGCCCAAGCCCTCGGTGAAGCGGTCTCCTGCTATACCACCACCGAGCGTATGCTTGAAAACGGAGCGGGCGAAACGACCGTTGACCGCGTGTCCGCCGCCGTCTCCGAGGCTCGTGCACTCTTCACACACTGTCGTGCGTTCCTGGATGAAGCACAGCGTCTCTCGGCATCATCATCTTCAGCCTCTTCCCAATAATCCCCCATGTTCCCGGACGATAAAGACAACAACGGCAAGCCGACTCCTCCTCCCCCGCCTCCCGAGCAGCCGCTCCAGGAGCAGGATGACAGCAATCTCGGTGATGACTTCACCAAAGCAGGCGAAGGTCAGGATCTGACGAACGCCGATCAATGACCGCTCCTGTGGATCCCGCTCGGGCACTCGATACCGCACGAAAAGCGGCCCAAGCTGGTGCGAAGATCGCGATGAACAAGCGGGCATCTCTGGAACGTCTCGTGATCGAAGCGAAGGAGGTCACCGATTACGTCACGGACGTGGACCGCGCCGCGCAAGCCGCCATCATCGCCATGATCCGGAATGCCTACCCCGATCACCGTATTCTGGCAGAAGAAGACGGAGCAGAAGGACTGGGCGATCCTTCCTCCCCGTTCCGCTGGATCATCGACCCGCTCGACGGCACCAAACCCTACGTGCATGGAAAGGACGAGTTCGCCTGCATCATCGCGCTTGAGGAGAACGGACAGACCATTCTCGGCGTCATGGAACTGCCTGCAAAGAACGAAAGCTACTGGGGAACGCGCGGAGGCGGTGCGTTTTTGAACGACAAAGCGATCACAGGCCTGCGCGCGACAAAGGATCTCGATGACGCGATCCTCTGCACGAATATGGGAGGTAAATCGCGCGGAACGGACAAGATCATGACCTTCACACATCCCCGTTGTGCCTCGCTGCAGAATTACGGCTGCGCCGCCGTGGAAATGGCCGAGATCCTCAAAGGGAAGAATGACGGCATTTTCTTCGATGGTGTGCACCTGTGGGACGTGGCTCCGGCCTGCCTGCTGATCGAAGAGGCAGGGGGCCGCTCCCGTACCGAACTCAAAGACGTGAACAATCCGAGAGGCGGCGTGCGTTGCATCGCCTCGACGCAATCGATCTTTGAAGAGCTGTGCCGGTTCGTGTTCAAGAACTAACAACAAAAAAAACACACAATCGTCCTAAGTCCCAATCCCTAATCCCCAATCCCCAAATCCCACCCCGCCTTCTTCAATAATTCTCCCAGCAGAAACACTGGTAACCCGACAACCGAAGACCAGTCCCCTTCGATCCGCTCGATCATCATCTGCCCTAAGCCATCGATCTGAAAGGAACCGGAACGCCCTTCCCAAAGTTTCGTCGAGATCCACCAATCCACTTCTTGCGGCGAGAGCCGCTTGAACGTCACCGAAGATGTAGACATGCCCTCTTGCGCTTCGCCTTTCGGATCGAGCACACACAGCCCCGAATGAACGAGAGATATCTTTCCGCTCTGTAACCGAATCATGGAACGTGCCTCATCCGCGCTTCTCGGCTTTTCGAGAAGCGTGCCGTCAGAAGCCATCACAAGCGTGTCGCAGCCAATGATCCATGCATGGGGATGCACGCTGTGTGCGCGCTCTGCTTTCAGGTGCGCGAAAAACTGCGCCCGCTCAACGGGATCGCGATGCGTCACGTCACTCTCGTCCTCCACGCCCGTCACGTACACTTCAAAAGGAACGCCGAGCCCCTCGAGCAGCTGACGCCTCTGCGGACTGGCCGATGCGAGAACAAGCTTGTGTTGCACAGAAACATGGTAGCGGAAAGAAATACGGGAAATGAAATAAACCCGCCGCGAAGTTGTGGGTGTCTCCGACGGTCCCCAATTACCGCTCGACCGGAACCGTCATTTCGATGCGATCCTTAAGCGTCGAAGGCAACGAGGAACGCTGCAATGTACGGATCTGCTGCAGATCATTGGTGAGTCCTGTGGGAGCAGCATCCTGCAGTTCCCGCACGAGCGAGGTGCAGAGCACGTACATCGCCGTCGGGAGCTTTTTGGAGCAATACTGCACGCGAATGGCGCGCCGCATGGCCAGCCGATCGCTGGGGGCCAGATCCTTGATGGTGAGACCGCCCGCAGCCGCATGGGCCGAGGCAGAGGAGGAAGATCTCACTTCCTTCCCAATGGCAGGAATCGGCTGCTTCATCTCGATGGCACGCTGCACGGCCGCAATCCGGACCATGTCGTTGAGCGTAGGACAACCCGTGTTCTGGAAGTACTGGTCCTGCCGGTCGATGCACTCCTGCTGCACGATGGCATAGGCCTCGCAGGCGGCATCTAGCTTCTCTCCCACCCGCCCGCAGCGGGCATTGAGCCGTGTGAGAGCGCGACGGGTCGCGCGCGACTCCGCCTGGTTACCCAGTGCTTCATCCTGCAGCGTCTGGCTGTAGTGGCCACCCTGCTCTTTGAGCAGTGCAGTGGAGAGCGGAATGGCAATGAC is a genomic window of Candidatus Peribacter riflensis containing:
- a CDS encoding septum formation protein, with the translated sequence MQHKLVLASASPQRRQLLEGLGVPFEVYVTGVEDESDVTHRDPVERAQFFAHLKAERAHSVHPHAWIIGCDTLVMASDGTLLEKPRSADEARSMIRLQSGKISLVHSGLCVLDPKGEAQEGMSTSSVTFKRLSPQEVDWWISTKLWEGRSGSFQIDGLGQMMIERIEGDWSSVVGLPVFLLGELLKKAGWDLGIGD
- a CDS encoding myo-inositol-1(or 4)-monophosphatase — its product is MTAPVDPARALDTARKAAQAGAKIAMNKRASLERLVIEAKEVTDYVTDVDRAAQAAIIAMIRNAYPDHRILAEEDGAEGLGDPSSPFRWIIDPLDGTKPYVHGKDEFACIIALEENGQTILGVMELPAKNESYWGTRGGGAFLNDKAITGLRATKDLDDAILCTNMGGKSRGTDKIMTFTHPRCASLQNYGCAAVEMAEILKGKNDGIFFDGVHLWDVAPACLLIEEAGGRSRTELKDVNNPRGGVRCIASTQSIFEELCRFVFKN
- a CDS encoding glycoside hydrolase 15-like protein, whose amino-acid sequence is MPRSLVIGNGQILAGFDDRMQMRDLYFPHVGMEDHTGYGNVHRTGVFVEGRGFAWFSDPSWSVEPKYRPDSLVGESRLRNDRLGIELIAEDYVHPFYNILIRNFRIRSTDGQEKKIRVYFHHNLFIYGDKQKDTGFYEPYTNTIIHYRQKRYFLIGGETSNPDAAVTGRVNMGEYQSVLHSRERLGTCGIGSYSIGKANYQGYEGTWKDAEDGALSNTTIDQGSVDSTIGIHAVLRPDRETTVTLWLCMGKDLEEVVNLHQIVINEGQERLQGNCHNYWKSLVLMADQKFGTLSDSLVSLYRRSLLLIRLHADNRGGIVAAADADIMAFNRDTYTYVWPRDGAFISLALDQAQLHEVTRRFFEFCARVQTPDGYLLHKYNPDGSLGSSWHPWYRNGEAQMPIQEDETALVIYALWKHFERVQDFEFLQEMYEKFVKKAGQFLTEFREEATGLPFPSYDPWEEHRGVFTYTVATVVAGLHAAAQICQILGHHTHSERFHTAADETKQALLFHLYDENEKRFVKMIRRQDGRTVEKDLTIDASVTAVWKLNVLPASDPRVISTMQQMQRALTVHTPIGGLARFTHDVYHAKTPLTNEIPGNPWIITTLWNAQWLIAQAKTPADLEPARAILEWTAQRASKTGILAEQVHPLTGEPLSVAPLAWSHATFVETILQFVDKERTLTQS